From one Deltaproteobacteria bacterium genomic stretch:
- the hslU gene encoding ATP-dependent protease ATPase subunit HslU produces the protein MSQMTPREIVSELDRYIVGQRKAKRAVAIALRNRWRRLQVPEDLREEIAPKNIIMIGPTGVGKTEISRRLAKLAQAPFIKVEASKFTEVGYVGRDVESMIRDLTDLSVKMVKEEEQEKVRLGARHAAEERLLDLLLPPAPPAERRGGAAGTAGEIADESATATREKLRRMLLAGKLDERVVELEVSATAIPMVEVFTPQGMEEMEFHLKEMFSNLMPKKSKKQRLSVPEALSVLTQEEAGKLIDMDAVNKEAIRRIEQSGIIFIDEIDKIAGREHVAGPDVSREGVQRDLLPIVEGSTVNTKYGMVRTDHILFIASGAFHMSKPSDLIPEFQGRFPIRVELDPLTKEDFVRILTEPQNALLKQYVALMQTEGVALAFREDAIQEIAAIAAQVNERTENIGARRLHTVVERLLDQVSFEAPEMTDREVVIDAAYVTDKLAEVVKDEDLSRYIL, from the coding sequence ATGAGTCAGATGACGCCCCGGGAGATTGTCTCGGAGCTCGATCGCTATATCGTCGGCCAGCGTAAGGCCAAGCGCGCGGTGGCGATCGCGTTGCGCAACCGCTGGCGCCGGCTGCAAGTGCCGGAGGACTTGCGCGAGGAGATCGCGCCCAAGAACATCATCATGATCGGCCCCACCGGGGTGGGAAAGACCGAGATCTCGCGCCGCTTGGCAAAACTCGCCCAAGCCCCCTTCATCAAAGTCGAGGCCTCGAAGTTCACCGAGGTGGGTTACGTCGGCCGTGACGTGGAGTCGATGATCCGCGACCTCACCGATCTGTCGGTCAAGATGGTGAAGGAGGAGGAGCAGGAGAAGGTGCGCCTGGGCGCGCGCCACGCCGCCGAGGAGCGGCTGCTCGATCTCTTACTGCCGCCGGCGCCGCCGGCCGAACGGCGCGGCGGTGCTGCCGGTACGGCCGGCGAGATCGCAGACGAGAGTGCGACCGCCACGCGCGAGAAGCTCCGGCGGATGTTGCTTGCGGGCAAGCTCGACGAGCGCGTCGTCGAACTCGAAGTGAGCGCCACCGCCATCCCGATGGTCGAGGTTTTCACGCCGCAAGGCATGGAAGAGATGGAGTTCCACCTCAAGGAGATGTTCTCCAACCTCATGCCCAAGAAGAGCAAGAAGCAACGCCTCTCGGTGCCGGAGGCGTTGTCGGTCTTGACGCAAGAGGAAGCCGGCAAGCTGATCGACATGGATGCCGTCAACAAGGAGGCCATCCGGCGCATCGAGCAGTCCGGTATCATTTTCATCGACGAGATCGACAAGATCGCCGGCCGCGAGCACGTGGCCGGGCCCGATGTCTCGCGCGAGGGGGTCCAGCGCGACCTGCTGCCGATCGTCGAGGGCTCCACGGTGAACACCAAGTATGGCATGGTCCGCACCGATCACATCCTGTTCATCGCGTCGGGGGCCTTTCACATGTCCAAGCCCTCCGATCTGATTCCCGAATTCCAGGGCCGCTTCCCGATTCGGGTCGAACTCGATCCCCTCACCAAGGAAGACTTCGTTCGTATTCTTACCGAGCCGCAGAATGCGCTGCTCAAACAATACGTCGCGCTGATGCAGACCGAGGGGGTGGCGCTGGCGTTTCGCGAAGACGCCATCCAGGAGATCGCCGCCATCGCCGCCCAAGTCAACGAGCGCACCGAGAACATCGGCGCCCGCCGGCTGCACACCGTGGTCGAGCGCTTGCTCGACCAGGTTTCCTTCGAGGCCCCGGAGATGACTGACCGCGAGGTGGTGATCGACGCGGCCTACGTTACCGATAAACTCGCTGAGGTGGTTAAGGATGAAGACCTGTCACGCTACATCCTGTGA
- the hslV gene encoding ATP-dependent protease subunit HslV has protein sequence MAPYLARSRGVFAAADRLVIRSTTILALRHQGKVVMAGDGQVSLGNTVMKSSARKVRRLYEGKVVAGFAGASADAFTLFDKFEKKLGQYNGNLTRAAVELAKDWRTDRMLRRLEALLIAANTETLLVLSGSGDIIEPDDGVIAIGSGGNYALAAARALLRHSPLPARAIAEEAMRIAAGICVFTNDTLVIEELP, from the coding sequence ATGGCGCCATACCTAGCTCGCAGTCGCGGTGTTTTCGCGGCCGCCGATCGGCTCGTGATCCGCAGCACCACCATTCTGGCGCTGCGGCATCAGGGCAAAGTGGTGATGGCCGGCGATGGCCAGGTCAGTCTCGGCAACACCGTCATGAAGAGCAGCGCGCGCAAGGTTCGCCGCCTCTATGAGGGCAAGGTCGTCGCCGGTTTTGCCGGCGCCAGCGCCGATGCTTTCACCCTGTTCGACAAGTTCGAGAAGAAGCTCGGGCAGTACAACGGCAACCTCACCCGGGCGGCGGTGGAACTGGCCAAGGACTGGCGCACCGACCGTATGCTGCGCCGCCTCGAGGCGCTGCTGATCGCGGCCAACACCGAAACGCTGCTGGTGCTGTCCGGCAGCGGTGACATCATCGAGCCCGACGACGGTGTCATCGCCATCGGCTCGGGCGGCAACTATGCCTTGGCGGCGGCGCGGGCGCTGCTGCGGCATTCACCGCTGCCAGCTCGGGCCATTGCCGAGGAAGCCATGCGCATCGCCGCCGGCATCTGCGTCTTCACCAACGACACCTTGGTAATCGAGGAACTGCCATGA
- a CDS encoding tyrosine recombinase XerC: protein MVDQIAAFEQALRIERNASPHTVRNYVIDLQQFRTFLLAQRLCLGATAEHVDVRALDQNAIRAYLVELLRRTRKSSTGRKLSAVKSFCRFLRRRGVIEHDPAAGIVTPRKEQQLPVHLTVDDIFRLLEAPPATTPDGCRDRALLEVVYSTGLRVSELVALNWADVDTRLEVVRVQGKGGKERIVPIGQKALSALASYRTLIPQLCRARLFDERAVFLNRRGQRLATRSVVRVVARYILTAGIATKATPHALRHSFATHLLNAGADLRAIQELLGHSSLSSTQKYTHLNLDHLMAVYDKAHPRA, encoded by the coding sequence ATGGTGGACCAGATTGCCGCCTTCGAGCAGGCTTTGCGCATAGAACGCAACGCTTCGCCGCACACGGTACGGAATTACGTGATTGATCTTCAGCAATTCCGTACCTTCCTGCTGGCGCAGCGGCTGTGCCTCGGCGCCACTGCCGAGCACGTCGACGTTCGCGCGCTCGACCAGAACGCGATCCGCGCCTATCTGGTCGAGTTGCTGCGGCGTACCCGCAAGAGTTCGACCGGACGCAAACTGTCCGCGGTGAAGAGCTTCTGCCGCTTCTTACGCCGCCGCGGCGTGATCGAGCACGACCCGGCCGCCGGCATCGTCACGCCGAGGAAGGAGCAGCAGTTGCCCGTGCACCTTACCGTCGACGACATCTTCCGGCTGCTCGAGGCACCGCCGGCCACAACCCCGGACGGTTGCCGCGACCGCGCGCTGCTCGAGGTCGTCTACTCGACCGGGCTGCGCGTAAGCGAGTTGGTCGCACTCAACTGGGCGGACGTAGACACTCGGCTGGAAGTGGTGCGGGTTCAAGGCAAGGGCGGCAAGGAGCGCATTGTGCCGATCGGCCAGAAGGCACTTAGCGCGCTCGCCAGCTACCGCACCCTTATTCCGCAGTTGTGCCGTGCCCGCCTGTTTGACGAACGGGCGGTGTTCTTGAATCGCCGCGGCCAGCGCTTGGCGACCCGCAGCGTCGTCCGAGTGGTGGCGCGCTACATCTTGACAGCTGGCATTGCCACGAAGGCGACCCCGCACGCGCTGCGCCACAGCTTCGCAACTCATCTCTTGAACGCCGGCGCCGACTTGCGCGCGATTCAGGAATTGCTCGGGCACTCCAGCTTGTCGTCGACGCAGAAGTATACGCACCTGAATCTCGACCACCTGATGGCGGTTTACGACAAGGCGCATCCGCGCGCCTGA